The genomic DNA GCTGAACCTTGGTCTGCAATGGCAGCGAGGGCGACAGTGCGAAGTGTGGTATCTGGCTGGGAACGGGCTAGCTGTTCCAACAGTGCGAGCGATGCACCATTTGGAACCCTGCCGAGTCCGAACACCGCGGCGCGCCTGAGGCTGACTTCGGCATTCGATGCCACGACTCTTCGAAATGTTTTCTCGGCAGCAGCAGGAAAAACGTCCGCAGCGATCACCAGCGCGTTCCGACGGAGTGCCAAGGGACACTTGCTGTTTGGTGCCACCAGACGATCGGTCAGTTTCACGGCATCTGTTTCGGATTGAGACGCAACATACCGAAGAGCCAGAGCAAACGCCGGCGGCTGAAGCCCCACGCAGGTTTCAACGCTTCGAACTGATGCAGCTATTCTCTGAAGCCGCTTATGGGCTGTTCGATCACCCGTTCGATCAAGCTGTGTAAGAACGCGTATCAGAAAAGCGTCAACATCAGCCGTGGTAGCTGCTTCCGGATACAATTTTCGTTGGTCATCAAGTGCTGCGAGCGCGGCCAACAGCTGTCCTGATCCACCGATTTTGTATCGGGCGAATGCTTCCCAATACCCGGCATTGGAGGCGGCTGTTGATCCCCGGTACCTGCGGACTTGTTGAAAGAGCAATGCCGCGCGCGAAAAGTCACCCTTAAACAAAGCCGTTCGAGCCTCTTGGAAAAGTGAATCTGAGGCAATTGAATCGACAACGATCTTGTTGCGTGGTTCGAAGGTCTCGACGCTCGGCTGCGCTTCCGCGTGCACCGCGCGCACCGCGCGCACCGGAACACTACCCACGCAGTTAACGACAGCCACGGTTACGAGCCAGCAAAACCAGTTAGCGGCTCGCGGCCTCTTCGCGTTTGAACGACATGCCCGACGAATCTTCATCGCGTAGCTATAAGACTGTTGTTACACGCCAGCGGGCCAAGGCAGCGTCGAGCTGGTCTCGTACCTCTCTTTGCCAAAACTGTTCGCGCACGGCGTTTTCTGACGAAGCAGAAGCAAAGGCGACGTCGGCGAGTAGAGATTCGACGCTGGAGAGCAAGCGCAGACTCTCGGGAGTCGCGCTCGCCGGCGAGTCGATCAAAACTCGGGTTTGAGTGAGCAGCACAACAGCCTCTGCTTCATCTGAAGCCGAAAGCGTCGGCGAATTAATTCTCGGGGCCAAGAAATTCTTCACGGCCTTGAAGTGAGCGGCAGATAAGCGGGAGAAAGCCGCGTCGGGTGGCCGGGGCGGGCTAACCGTGTGGCCTCTTTCCGGTCTCGCCTCGTTCGTTGTCGTGACAGAGGATGCGTCGTTTGCTTGCCGACGAAGCACCAAGCTTCCCGCCGCAACGACTGCGAGCACGGCCGCAATTGCGAGGATTTGCAATTGTGTCCGGCGATTCGTTCTGGATTGACGACCGCGAATGCTCTTCCAGATTTCGTCCGCGTTCGCGCGCGGCGTTGATAAACTTGCAGGCAACTCGCTCCGTAGGAATTCTTGGAAGGCGGGGGAATCGTCATCCTCTGGCACTGGCAGACCACCGTCGTGTGGCATGTGACTGTTATCATCCATTCTTCCATTCCTCAAATACGTCCTTCAACAAGTTCCTAAGCTGGGCACGTCCGCGGGACAATCGCATCCGCGCGGCGCCGGTGCCAATGCCCAGGATGGCGGCAACCTCCTCGTGCGATTTTCCTTCGACATCATAAAGCAGGACGGCAACGCGAAGATCAGAGGGCAATTTATTGAACGCAGCTCGAAGCCGACTACGGAGATGAGCCTGTTCCTGTCCGAACAATGATTCCTGCAGTTGTTCTGATTCGAGCGCCGCTTGCCATTCGCGCTTCGATACCCGTCGCGCCGCCCTCAGGCCGTTCAAGATCACGCGAACCGCAAGTCCATAAAGCCAAGTTCCAAAGGCAGCTTCGCCGCGGAACAGTTCCAATTTGTTGAAAGCACGAATAAAAACCTCCTGGGTCAAATCCTCCGCGAGCGCTATGTCGTTAGTCATCCGGTGTGCAAGTCGAAACACTGTGTCGACGTGCGTGTCGTAAAGCCGGCGCGTCGCCGACTCGTCTCCTCGTCGCGCACCTGCCACCAGGAGGAGTGTTTCGGCTGGGCCGGGAGCTAGCGCGCGAGGCTGCGCTTCAGGTTCCACGATTACTTAGACACGACGTGCCACCACTATGTCACGAGGCGAAGTCGTTCACGCCGTAGTGACATCGTTGCGGACAGCGGTGTCTTAGCACCTTGGTAGAGGTGCGTGTACCCATTCCAATTCAGGCAACATTCATAATGCGCCGTGCGTCGTGCATAATCCAATTCGTCCTCGCGACGGTCGTCATCGCTCCAATTGTTGTTGTAGGTCAAGAAGTCGCGCCCTCCGCAGACAGCGTAGTCAGAATCGCCCGCAATTTTCATCGAGCCAATCAGGCGCAAATCACTCGCGAACTCATTTCCTTTTTGAGTCTTCCGAACGTTGCATCGGACACCACCGGGATCAGAAGAAACGCCGCAGCTCTGGTGACACTGTTCAGGAGGAGAGGGTTCAGTACGGAGCTGCTTCCGTCAGATAGCGGAAATCCGCCAGCCCTTTACGCGGAACGGCCTGGAAAAACCGGTAGCCGTACTCTTGTTCTGTATGCGCACTATGATGGACAGCCAGCTGCTGAGGCGACGTGGTTGGCACCGCCGTGGGTTCCGGTGCTCCGGACTGCAGCGGTTGAATTCGGCGGCCAGCCCATTTCAATAGCTGATATAGTCGGGCCCCTGCCTTCCGATGCGCGCGTTTATGCGCGCTCTGCTAGCGACGACAAAGCGCCTATTATTGCGATCCTTGCGGCGATTGACGCGCTGGATGCTGCCAAAATTCCGCTCGGCGTAAATCTCAAAATGTTTTTGGAGGGAGAGGAGGAAGCAGGTTCGGAGCATTTGCGCGGCATTCTTAGACGGAATGCCGAGCGGTTACGAAGCGATCTATGGATCATCTGCGACGGCCCGGTTCATCAAAGTGGGGCCCCGCAGTTGGTGTTTGGTGCGCGCGGCGTTCTGGACGTAGAGCTAAGTGTGTTCGGCCCGATACGAGCATTGCATAGCGGGCACTACGGTAACTGGGCGCCAAATCCCGCGGCATACTTGGCTGATTTACTGAGCTCTATGCGCGCGCCGAACGGAGACATCCTTATAGACGGTTTCAAGGAAGCGACGCGACCACCCACCGCTGCGGAACTCGAAGCGGTCAGCAGAATGCCCGATTACGATAGCCGGCTTCGTCAGGAATTGTTGTTAGCAGCAAGCGAATCAAAGAACGCTAGGCTGGATGCGCGCCTACTGCAGCCTGCGCTCAACATTCGCGGATTCGTTTCCGGTGGAGTTGCCGCAAGTGCCGCGAATGCTATCCCATCTGTGGCGAAAGCATCAATCGATTTTCGACTCGTTCCAAATCTCGACCCGCCACGCGTTCGAGCGTTAGTTGAAAGCCATTTCAAAAAGAAAGGGTTCTTCATCGTCATTGGCCGCGATCCGACTAGTGCAGAACGCCGCGCGCATTTTCCAATCATCCGTGCCGATTGGAGTGATGGTTATCCCGCACTTCGAACGCCTCTGACGCTTCCTGCATCGAAGGCACTCGTCCAAGCTGTGACGGAGGCCCGTGGCGTGGCGCCTGTCTTGGCTCCAACGATGGGTGCTAGCCTCCCGCTCTACATAATTGCTGAGGAAGCGCGTGCGCCCATTATCGCGCTGCCCATCGTCAATCACGACAACAACCAGCATGGGCCAAACGAAAACGTTCGACTGCAGAGCCTTTGGGATGGTGTTGAGACGTTCGCCGTAGTGCTGGTCCGGCTGAGCGAGGTCTGGGCTGCTCGATGATCGACCTTCCCCACCCTTCGCCTCAGCGCACTACGCGTCGAAAGTCAGGCCTTATCTACGATGTAATCGTCGTCGGGTTGGGCGCTGTCGGCAGCGCTGCGTTATACACGCTGGCGGAGCAGGGGTGGGGAGTTGCAGGCGTAGATTCGCAAGATCCGCCACACAGTCTCGGATCGAGTCATGGGAAATCTCGAATCTTCCGTGAGGCCTACTATGAACATCCCAACTATGTGCCATTACTACGTCAGGCATTTAGGAAATGGAACAACCTGAATGCACTCGCCATCCCAAAGTTGTTCCGCCGAACCGGTGGACTGATGATCGGACCTGCTGAATCAGACCTGGTTGCGGGTTCGGCATCTAGCGCTTCTCAGCACCAGATTCCGGTCGAGCGCCTGAGTTCAGACGCCATACATGAGCACTTCCCAGCGTTCATGCCCCCACCGGAAATGGTTGGTATCTATGAGGACCGGGCAGGCGTTCTGATGCCCGAGCTATGTATTCGAACTTACCTCGATTTTGCCAAAGATCTTGGAGCACACACTTACAGTGGAGCGGCAGTAATTGATCTGCGCCTAGAAACGGACCCTTTGGTCGTGGAGACAGTACGAGGCGATATTACCGCGCGGCGCGTCATTCTCGCCGCCGGCGCTTGGATGAGTAAGATATTACGGTCGACCGGAGTAACGTTACCGCTCTCCGTTGAACGCCAAACTATGCACTGGTTTTCCAGTCTCGAACCATCTGACATCGTCAAACCTCACCGCTTCCCAGTTTCCCTTATTGAGCACGAACCTGGTCGTATTTTCTACGTGCTCCCAGATCTCGGCGACGGTGTGAAGGCCGCGATTCACCATGAAGGAGCGATTGTGGATCCGGACCAGATCGACCGCACCGTATCAGATCTAGATCGTACCCGCATCCGTGACTTGGTGAGGCGGTTTCTTCCAGGAGTCGACGGCGAGATTTCTGAATCGGTCGTTTGTATGTACACCGATACGCCGGACAACCACTTCATTCTGGACACGCTTCCTGGAAACCCGAACGTGATCGTAGCGAGCGCCTGCTCCGGGCATGGGTTCAAGCTTTCTAATGTGGTCGGTGAGATTGCCGCGAACCTGGCGACCGGGGGTCGAATCGATTTTGACATATCACTCTTTTCGGCCAGCAGGTTTCGATCTTCGTAGCGACGCAAAAGCGGTACAGATTTGCACTTTACTGCATGACAAACCCGGCATCTACGACCGATCACGTGATCGCGAAGTGCCGACCTTGACCTTGCTCCATCAATAAGAGAGAGAACGTCGCTTTCAGTGGTGAAACCGAGCGCCATTGGCTTCCCAATTGAATACGTATTAAGGCCGTCTGAAATCGTTCTAGAATCGACGATCAATGGCGGCGCTGATGGAAGGTCCCCGGCGACAGATTTTCAAGACAAGATCTTTACGGCACAAGGCGACATCGACTGTTGCCGCCCGTTAGAACGGCCGCGATTCGAGCGTCATGTTCGATTCGTTGTTGCACGCGGCTGGATCTTAACCGCCAGGCACGCCCAAGAGAACGTTGTTGCGCGACCAGCCCTATGGAATTTCAACAGGAACGCGCCTTCTTGAAGCGTGTTTATTCCGTCCACGATCGTTTCTAAGCGACGATCGATGACGTGGAGGGGTGAGCCATCCACAAACGAAATTCGATAGAAGGTTGTTCTTCGAGAATTTCTGGCGGCCGGGCGAATTCAACCGCAGGCTATTGCTTCGGACTAACCTGTTCGGATGACAGCCGATAGGCTTTCGAGCGTGTTCCATCGACCGCGATAGAGCTAATGACGTATCCGCGCGATGGAAGGATTCGGCTCAAGAGCGCATCGATGTAGCCTTTCTTCGCACCGGTTTCAGTGATCAGCCTGGACTTAGTTGCGCCGTCGGACTCAGCGAGAAGCGCTAGAACCTGAACGACAGTTTTGCTCTCACCTCTGAGGCTTTGGCCTACAAGTGACCGATACGTAGCGGTCTTCGCTGCGAGTTGCTTCCTGAGGGTGCGTATTTCTTGCTTGAGAACAGCAGCTGGTGTGGGTTCGGTGGTGCTGTCGCTCAGTTCAGCGGCGTCGGTAGTTACAGAATCTTGCATCAGCTGGGCGCTCACGAGAGCCGTAGGAGATAGCGTCTTCTGCGGCAACACTTCAGCGAGTTGTGCTGCCTTTAGCGCCCGTGTAGCACCTCTCGTCGGCCGCGTCTTTTTCTTCTTTTCGACCATTGGTACTTCCTCCAGGTGGTTGGTGATCTCGTAATGATCACGGCATTTCCTGGAAGGGCAACCGAACTTGAAATCATGTTAATCAAGTGCGGGACACGCGGATTGTACTATCCGTTTCCGCATGGGGCGACCTCCTTTTTCCCCTATATTCTCCGGTCTATGCCATATATTACGGCCGCGCCGGGGCTGGTAGTCTGATTGCATGACCTTGTGTAAACGCAAGGGCTATCGGTTGTTGTGGATAAGCTCGTTACGCGTCAGTGTTTAACGTGACGTGGGTTGTCTGGGTATAGGAGAGTCTTCACGCCAGCCCCGGTG from Gemmatimonadaceae bacterium includes the following:
- the solA gene encoding N-methyl-L-tryptophan oxidase, coding for MIDLPHPSPQRTTRRKSGLIYDVIVVGLGAVGSAALYTLAEQGWGVAGVDSQDPPHSLGSSHGKSRIFREAYYEHPNYVPLLRQAFRKWNNLNALAIPKLFRRTGGLMIGPAESDLVAGSASSASQHQIPVERLSSDAIHEHFPAFMPPPEMVGIYEDRAGVLMPELCIRTYLDFAKDLGAHTYSGAAVIDLRLETDPLVVETVRGDITARRVILAAGAWMSKILRSTGVTLPLSVERQTMHWFSSLEPSDIVKPHRFPVSLIEHEPGRIFYVLPDLGDGVKAAIHHEGAIVDPDQIDRTVSDLDRTRIRDLVRRFLPGVDGEISESVVCMYTDTPDNHFILDTLPGNPNVIVASACSGHGFKLSNVVGEIAANLATGGRIDFDISLFSASRFRSS
- a CDS encoding M20/M25/M40 family metallo-hydrolase, with protein sequence MRVPIPIQATFIMRRASCIIQFVLATVVIAPIVVVGQEVAPSADSVVRIARNFHRANQAQITRELISFLSLPNVASDTTGIRRNAAALVTLFRRRGFSTELLPSDSGNPPALYAERPGKTGSRTLVLYAHYDGQPAAEATWLAPPWVPVLRTAAVEFGGQPISIADIVGPLPSDARVYARSASDDKAPIIAILAAIDALDAAKIPLGVNLKMFLEGEEEAGSEHLRGILRRNAERLRSDLWIICDGPVHQSGAPQLVFGARGVLDVELSVFGPIRALHSGHYGNWAPNPAAYLADLLSSMRAPNGDILIDGFKEATRPPTAAELEAVSRMPDYDSRLRQELLLAASESKNARLDARLLQPALNIRGFVSGGVAASAANAIPSVAKASIDFRLVPNLDPPRVRALVESHFKKKGFFIVIGRDPTSAERRAHFPIIRADWSDGYPALRTPLTLPASKALVQAVTEARGVAPVLAPTMGASLPLYIIAEEARAPIIALPIVNHDNNQHGPNENVRLQSLWDGVETFAVVLVRLSEVWAAR
- a CDS encoding sigma-70 family RNA polymerase sigma factor, producing MEPEAQPRALAPGPAETLLLVAGARRGDESATRRLYDTHVDTVFRLAHRMTNDIALAEDLTQEVFIRAFNKLELFRGEAAFGTWLYGLAVRVILNGLRAARRVSKREWQAALESEQLQESLFGQEQAHLRSRLRAAFNKLPSDLRVAVLLYDVEGKSHEEVAAILGIGTGAARMRLSRGRAQLRNLLKDVFEEWKNG
- a CDS encoding HEAT repeat domain-containing protein; this translates as MAVVNCVGSVPVRAVRAVHAEAQPSVETFEPRNKIVVDSIASDSLFQEARTALFKGDFSRAALLFQQVRRYRGSTAASNAGYWEAFARYKIGGSGQLLAALAALDDQRKLYPEAATTADVDAFLIRVLTQLDRTGDRTAHKRLQRIAASVRSVETCVGLQPPAFALALRYVASQSETDAVKLTDRLVAPNSKCPLALRRNALVIAADVFPAAAEKTFRRVVASNAEVSLRRAAVFGLGRVPNGASLALLEQLARSQPDTTLRTVALAAIADQGSAQARAVLFRYVNDVTLAVKSRGTAIILLSERGRKADLDALKGLFEQSPEPDIRQAILTAISQNRTLDNARWLAAVSRQLRFRLNERKIALLLGAEAGLPSGELGRLADGLSEDELRKTVLAMLSQRDDKEALQQLERIAETDRSPALRSIARILVGEVRARAAARVPSKR